Below is a genomic region from Phragmites australis chromosome 20, lpPhrAust1.1, whole genome shotgun sequence.
ctccaaCAACCGCCGAGACCTCTccaccacaaccatcacaaCGCCGCGAATGGAGCTCCTTGACATGGTGCCCGCTCTCCGCCTCTACTCCCTCCCAGCAGCGGCCGCCGCAGCTTGCTCTCTCTGCGCCTGGCTCGtggccgccctcgccgccgccgccgccgtcggcctcTGGCGCATCCGCGCTGTCGGCGTCTCCAAGCCCGACGCCGGCGTTCGCGGCGGCAGCGCCCTCGTGAAAGATAAGCAGGCGCATGCGGCTCCGCCGTCGTCGGCTGCCATTGAAGAACCGAGGCCGGCGGCTCAGGCCGAGACGGCGTCCGCGAGCGAGCCGAGCACGCCGTCCAAGGTCCGCTTCGCAGCGTACTACGGCGGGTCAGGGAACGACGGAGTAGTGGACGGCGTCAGGAAATGGGCGGACGCGGAGGATGACGACTGCGCGCGCGTCGTCGTCGGCGAGGTGGACATGGTTCTGAGAAGGACGGCGTCGGCGCCGGGGAGAAGAATGGCCACGGCCTTGGCGGCGGCGCCGTGGGAGGATAGGGAGATGGCCGTGAAGCGGAGGGGCGACCTGGGGTGGTACCGTCACCTCGACATGGGAGCTCTCGACGGCAGCGTCGTGAGACTGTGGGACGGCGAGCTGACGGCGTCGCCGAgggggcggcggaggagggcagGATTGGAATTACAATTGTCATTATAGACTAGCTAGAGGCACCGGAGTTATCCGTGTATGTTGTGATGTAGGAGCATTGGGACGTTACTAGGGGATATGACAATTTTACCCTTTAGATTGTCATGTTATGGCCGAGGGCAAAGCGCTCTCACGTAGCCGTGTACTCGTGTGAGGGCACAAATAGAATTTGTAAACAGTTCCTTGCATCCATGGAGATTGGGAAATTCTCTTGTTCTGCTATCTTATTTTCTGTTATTTGGGGTGTTTAGATCATAATTATGCTTCCCAATGGATTTAACTATCAATTAGCTTAGTAATAgcttataatttttataaagtgACCAAGGTTAAATTATTAAAGATGGAGAACTAAGTCTTGATTTGGGTGCTTAGCAGAGGTGGTTGTACTTTTTACCCACCAGAGATCAAACTT
It encodes:
- the LOC133901972 gene encoding uncharacterized protein LOC133901972; the encoded protein is MELLDMVPALRLYSLPAAAAAACSLCAWLVAALAAAAAVGLWRIRAVGVSKPDAGVRGGSALVKDKQAHAAPPSSAAIEEPRPAAQAETASASEPSTPSKVRFAAYYGGSGNDGVVDGVRKWADAEDDDCARVVVGEVDMVLRRTASAPGRRMATALAAAPWEDREMAVKRRGDLGWYRHLDMGALDGSVVRLWDGELTASPRGRRRRAGLELQLSL